The following coding sequences lie in one Arachis hypogaea cultivar Tifrunner chromosome 4, arahy.Tifrunner.gnm2.J5K5, whole genome shotgun sequence genomic window:
- the LOC112797340 gene encoding subtilisin-like protease SBT4.14: MILQKHTRSFNLLWRLQLVLILLSSTLANGVERKDFYIVFLGAHHTLNSDIIHETHLNVLSSVKGSYLEAQESMVYSYTNSFNAFAAKLSENEAKKLSEMDEVLLVFRNQYRKLHTTRSWNFIGLPVTAKRRLQFESDIVVGVLDTGITPESQSFKDDGLSPPPAKWKGSCGPFANFSGCNNKIIGAKYFKADGNSDPSDILSPIDVLGHGTHTASTAAGTLVPKASLFGLANGTARGAVPSARLAIYKVCWTSSGCADMDILAAFDAAIHDGVDIISISIGGGDPSYVVDVISIGSFFAVSKGILTVASAGNDGPDMATVTNTAPWIVTVAASGIDRAFRSTVILGSGKNVSGIGVSSFNPKQKQYPLINGVNAALNSEAKEYARYCFGGSLDPNKVKGKLVYCKLGTYGTEAIVKEIGGIGAIIERQRYLDVAQVFMAPATIVNMSLGHTITSYIHSTRSPSAVIYKTHEIRKPAPFAASFSSRGPNPGSQNILKPDIAAPGINILASYTLRRSITGLKGDTQFSKFNLLSGTSMACPHVAGVAAYVKSFHPDWTPAAIRSAIITTAKPMSKKMNNEAEFAYGSGQLNPTRALTPGLIYDMDHFGYIQFLCHEGYSGATLSVLLGSPVNCSSYLLPGAIGHDAINYPTMQLILKSNKDTTIGVFKRTVTNVGLGPTIYNATIKSPKGVEITVKPTSLIFSHTMQKKNFILMVKAKSMASMKIISGSLIWRNSVYYVRSPIVIYSP, translated from the exons ATGATTTTACAGAAACATACTAGATCCTTTAATCTTCTCTGGAGGCTTCAACTGGTGCTGATACTGCTTAGCAGCACTTTGGCGAATGGCGTCGAGAGAAAG GACTTTTACATTGTTTTCTTGGGAGCTCATCATACATTGAATAGTGACATTATACATGAGACACATTTAAATGTTCTAAGTTCTGTGAAGGGAAG CTATCTTGAAGCCCAAGAATCCATGGTTTACAGCTACACAAATAGCTTCAATGCATTTGCTGCAAAACTATCAGAGAATGAAGCCAAGAAGTTATCTG AAATGGATGAAGTTTTGTTGGTATTTCGAAATCAGTACCGCAAGCTACACACAACAAGATCATGGAACTTCATTGGTTTGCCAGTAACtgccaagagaagattgcaattTGAGAGTGACATTGTTGTTGGTGTTTTGGACACAG GGATCACTCCTGAGTCTCAAAGCTTCAAGGATGATGGATTAAGTCCTCCACCAGCAAAATGGAAAGGGAGTTGCGGCCCTTTTGCTAATTTCTCAGGATGCAATAA CAAGATCATAGGAGCAAAATACTTCAAAGCAGATGGAAACTCTGATCCATCAGACATACTATCTCCCATAGATGTTCTTGGCCATGGCACTCACACTGCATCAACAGCAGCAGGCACCCTGGTCCCAAAGGCAAGCCTTTTCGGCCTGGCTAACGGGACGGCCCGCGGCGCAGTCCCCTCGGCCCGGCTGGCCATTTACAAGGTCTGCTGGACATCCAGTGGATGTGCAGACATGGACATACTTGCTGCATTTGATGCTGCCATTCATGATGGTGTGGATATCATTTCAATTTCCATTGGTGGAGGTGATCCTAGCTATGTGGTTGATGTTATATCCATTGGCTCGTTTTTCGCCGTTAGTAAAGGGATACTCACAGTGGCCTCCGCCGGAAATGATGGCCCGGATATGGCCACCGTGACGAATACTGCGCCGTGGATTGTTACAGTTGCAGCTAGTGGCATTGACAGGGCTTTCAGGAGCACTGTGATTTTAGGGAGTGGAAAGAATGTTTCT GGAATAGGAGTGAGCAGTTTCAATCCTAAACAGAAACAATATCCTCTCATCAATGGCGTCAATGCTGCTCTAAACTCTGAAGCCAAGGAATATGCTAG ATACTGCTTTGGAGGTTCCTTAGATCCAAATAAGGTGAAGGGAAAGCTTGTTTATTGCAAATTAGGAACATATGGCACTGAAGCAATTGTGAAAGAAATTGGGGGAATTGGTGCCATAATTGAAAGACAAAGATATCTTGATGTTGCTCAAGTTTTCATGGCTCCTGCTACCATTGTGAATATGAGCTTAGGTCATACTATCACTAGCTATATACATTCCACAAG ATCACCATCAGCAGTGATATACAAGACCCATGAAATTAGAAAGCCAGCTCCATTTGCTGCTTCATTCTCATCTAGAGGTCCAAATCCAGGGTCTCAAAATATTCTTAAG CCTGATATTGCAGCACCTGGCATTAACATCTTGGCATCTTATACACTTAGGAGGTCAATCACTGGCTTAAAAGGGgacactcaattttcaaaatttaatctaTTGTCAGGAACTTCCATGGCTTGTCCTCATGTTGCTGGAGTAGCAGCATATGTGAAGTCATTTCATCCAGATTGGACCCCTGCTGCAATCAGATCTGCCATTATTACCacag CCAAACCAATGAGCAAGAAAATGAACAATGAAGCAGAATTTGCCTATGGTTCTGGCCAACTAAACCCGACAAGAGCTCTAACACCTGGTTTAATCTATGACATGGATCACTTTGGTTACATCCAATTCCTGTGCCATGAAGGTTACAGTGGTGCCACATTATCAGTGTTACTTGGTTCTCCTGTGAATTGCTCTTCTTATTTGCTTCCTGGTGCTATTGGCCATGATGCCATCAACTACCCCACCATGCAACTCATCTTGAAATCAAATAAAGACACGACAATTGGAGTTTTCAAAAGGACAGTGACAAATGTAGGTCTTGGTCCAACAATCTATAATGCCACTATCAAGTCACCAAAGGGAGTTGAAATCACAGTGAAACCAACCAGCCTCATATTTTCTCATACCATGCAGAAGAAGAACTTCATATTAATGGTGAAAGCTAAATCTATGGCAAGTATGAAAATTATCTCTGGGTCCCTTATATGGAGAAACTCAGTTTACTATGTTAGAAGTCCTATTGTCATTTATAGTCCATAA